Proteins encoded within one genomic window of Camelina sativa cultivar DH55 chromosome 19, Cs, whole genome shotgun sequence:
- the LOC104764987 gene encoding serine/threonine-protein kinase Nek7-like — protein sequence MQMEANGDCEEEHKFTLDNYHVLEQVRRGKSSSDFVVLHEIEDKMYAMKKICLAKHTDKLKQSACQEMKLLSSLKNPYIVQYEDSWIDKDSNACIFTAFSEGGNMANAIKQARGKLFPEERIFKWLAQLLLAVNYLHSNRVVHMDLTCSNIFLPKHDHVQLGNYGLAKLINPEKPVSMVSGIPNSMCPEVLEDQPYGYKSDIWSLGCCMYEITAHQPAFKAPDIAALTNKINRSLMSPLPIVYSSTLKQMIKLMLRKKPEYRPTACELLRNPCLQPYLLQCQNLSPIYLPVFPIKSVSPKDKARRNSLPGKFGKERESREKSDVSRSLENLYPFWTNAETGSSSSSQPASSTNGAEDKLVTKRIDPSCDTLNISESTSHKSDEGLVVPEIAIYSTEKQTKENALPKETENMLSEESQLHDVDVGVVSAQEVICSPPRAIEEPETQETVPEPKEQRTVSISSTEVPIEKESGSLKGDEAKMVKLTASEMSSVLSKLTKLGPPQSKERADALECLLEKCAGLVKQEKYEELAGLLTPFGEDGVSARDTAIWFAKTLLSSDKLNQAA from the exons ATGCAAATGGAGGCTAATGGAGACTGCGAAGAGGAACATAAGTTCACTCTCGACAACTATCATGTCTTGGAGCAGGTTAGGAGAGGCAAGTCATCTTCCGATTTCGTGGTTCTTCATGAAATTGAAGACAAAAT GTATGCAATGAAGAAGATCTGCCTTGCTAAACACACTGACAAGTTAAAGCAATCCGCTTGCCAAGAG ATGAAATTGCTCTCAAGTTTAAAGAATCCTTATATCGTGCAGTATGAAGATTCTTGGATTGACAAG GACAGTAACGCCTGCATTTTTACTGCTTTCTCTGAGGGAGGGAACAT GGCTAATGCTATTAAGCAAGCGAGAGGAAAGTTATTTCCAGAGGAA AGAATCTTTAAATGGTTGGCACAATTGTTACTGGCTGTTAATTATTTGCACTCAAACCGTGTAGTTCACATGGATCTAACG TGCTCAAATATCTTCCTTCCGAAACATGATCACGTTCAGCTTG GTAATTATGGTCTGGCGAAACTGATAAATCCAGAAAAGCCAGTTTCTATG GTTTCGGGTATTCCTAACAGCATGTGCCCTGAGGTATTAGAAGATCAACCCTATGGATACAAATCTGACATATGGTCGCTAG GTTGTTGTATGTATGAAATTACAGCACACCAGCCTGCGTTTAAAGCTCCG GATATTGCTGCACTTACCAACAAAATAAACAGATCCCTTATGTCTCCTCTTCCGATTGTCTACTCCTCTACCTT GAAACAAATGATAAAGCTTATGCTTAGGAAGAAACCAGAGTATCGGCCAACA GCCTGTGAATTGTTAAGGAACCCATGTCTTCAACCGTACCTTCTTCAATGCCAAAACCTGTCGCCTATCTATCTTCCTGTATTCCCGATAAAGTCAGTAAGCCCAAAGGATAAAGCAAGAAGAAACTCATTGCCTGGGAAGTTTGGGAAGGAAAGagaatcgagagagaagagCGACGTATCCCGCAGTCTGGAAAATCTATACCCGTTCTGGACGAATGCAGAGACTGGATCTAGCAGCTCATCGCAACCAGCATCATCCACAAATGGTGCAGAAGATAAACTTGTTACCAAAAGAATCGATCCAAGCTGTGACACATTGAATATTTCTGAGTCTACTAGCCATAAGTCGGATGAGGGATTAGTCGTTCCTGAAATTGCAATTTACTCTACAGAAAAGCAAACCAAAGAAAATGCTCTgccaaaagaaactgaaaatatGCTCTCTGAGGAATCTCAGTTACATGATGTTGATGTTGGGGTTGTGAGTGCACAAGAAGTAATATGTTCTCCTCCAAGAGCCATCGAAGAACCTGAAACTCAGGAGACAGTACCTGAACCAAAGGAACAGCGAACTGTGTCCATTTCATCTACTGAAGTTCCAATAGAAAAAGAGTCTGGAAGCCTGAAGGGCGATGAAGCAAAGATGGTGAAACTAACAGCGAGTGAAATGTCATCAGTACTAAGTAAGCTCACAAAACTGGGTCCGCCGCAGAGTAAAGAAAGGGCAGATGCATTAGAGTGTTTATTGGAGAAATGTGCAGGGCTTGTAAAGCAAGAGAAATATGAAGAACTTGCTGGTTTGCTTACACCATTTGGAGAAGATGGTGTCTCGGCTAGGGACACTGCAATTTGGTTCGCAAAGACACTCTTGTCTTCTGACAAACTCAACCAAGCAGCCtga